Proteins from one Natrinema salinisoli genomic window:
- a CDS encoding cation diffusion facilitator family transporter: protein MASSTSVVLAALFANGAIAILKFIGFTLTGSPAMLSETYHSISDTGNQVFLLVGIKYGAQEATREHPFGHGKAQFFYSLLVSIMLFGIAGWESARHGLSALREGGVHRASEDVTLLGATFDPVYVNYAVLIGAILFESYALWKAYQGISRQMDEHDWATLREAFKKTSDVTTLTALTEDTIALAGAGIALFGIYLTRTTGNPMYDAGSALIIGIMLMGFALALGWQNKRLILGESLAKDDEDELRRIIADWDGVTELVDFRTVYFGAEELLVTADVAFEPDLDAETINERITEIELALMDHDDQIQKIYIEPET from the coding sequence ATGGCCAGTAGCACTTCCGTCGTTCTCGCAGCACTGTTTGCGAACGGCGCGATCGCGATTCTCAAATTCATCGGCTTCACGCTCACCGGGAGCCCCGCCATGCTGTCGGAGACGTACCACTCGATCTCGGATACGGGCAATCAGGTCTTCCTGTTGGTCGGGATCAAGTACGGTGCGCAGGAAGCGACTCGAGAACATCCCTTCGGCCACGGGAAGGCGCAGTTCTTCTACAGCTTGCTCGTGAGTATCATGCTCTTCGGCATCGCCGGCTGGGAGAGCGCTCGTCACGGTCTCAGTGCGCTGCGAGAAGGCGGGGTCCACCGCGCCAGCGAAGACGTCACGCTGCTCGGTGCGACCTTCGACCCGGTGTACGTCAACTACGCCGTGTTGATCGGCGCGATCCTCTTCGAGTCCTACGCGCTCTGGAAGGCGTATCAGGGAATCAGCCGCCAGATGGACGAGCACGACTGGGCGACCCTCCGCGAAGCGTTCAAAAAGACCAGCGACGTGACGACGCTGACCGCGCTCACCGAGGACACGATCGCACTCGCCGGTGCGGGGATCGCGCTCTTTGGCATCTACCTCACCCGAACCACCGGAAACCCGATGTACGACGCCGGTTCGGCCCTCATCATCGGGATCATGCTCATGGGCTTCGCCCTCGCGCTCGGCTGGCAGAACAAGCGGCTCATCCTCGGCGAGAGCCTCGCGAAAGACGACGAGGACGAGCTCCGACGGATCATCGCTGACTGGGACGGCGTTACCGAACTCGTCGACTTCCGGACCGTCTACTTCGGTGCCGAGGAATTGCTCGTCACCGCCGACGTGGCGTTCGAACCCGACCTCGACGCCGAGACGATCAACGAGCGCATCACGGAGATCGAACTCGCGCTGATGGA